The segment AGAATTTCCGCTCCTCGGTCGGCTCGCCCCGGCCCGAACAGCTCCTCGAGCTGGCCGGCCTTCTGGACCGCTTCGGCCAACCCGAACAGGCCCGGGACATCATGGCCGCCTATCCCCGGATCGTGACGTCCAGCCCGGACGTAGCCATGTACCTGGCCGGACTCTGTCGCCGGACCGGAGACTGGGACCAAGCCGAGGCCCTCTACACCCGTTTGGCCGGGATTCCGGCCCTGCGGCTCAGGGCCGATCTGGAGCGGGCCGAGATGTACGCCTGGCAGGGCCGCTACTCCGAGGCCGAGACCCTCCTTCGCCAAGTTCTCACGGCCCAACCCGACCTGCGCCCGGCCCGCCTGACCCTGGCCCGGGTCCTCTCCTGGGGCGGGCGCTTCCAGGAGGCCATCACCGAGTACAAGAACGCATTGGGAGAACCGATATGAAGACCCTTTGGCTCGCTGTCTGCTGCGCCGTTCTTTTCGCCTGGGCCGCGCCACGTCTCGAGGCCCAGCCTGTCCGACCCGGCCAGGAATTGGTCAAACCGGACCTGCCCAGGCCGTCCCTGCCCAAACCCGGGGACGAAATCCCTGACTGGCAGGCCTGGCTGGAATTGGCCCGTCTTCAGAGCTACGTCGGCCAGTACGACGACTCCCTGGCCTCCTACGCCATGGTCATCAGGGAAAAACCCGACTTTATCCTGGCCCGGCTGGAACGGGCCAAGGTCATGACCTGGGCCGGAAGGCAGGACGAGGCC is part of the Deltaproteobacteria bacterium genome and harbors:
- a CDS encoding tetratricopeptide repeat protein, with amino-acid sequence MRLTPALRQQGQYLFLLLVCAVAAHLAYQTLHADRVLFREAEASLVAGHDQQARRLFRQALDHGLDWPPALIRTVEAALETGDQITAAQALENFRSSVGSPRPEQLLELAGLLDRFGQPEQARDIMAAYPRIVTSSPDVAMYLAGLCRRTGDWDQAEALYTRLAGIPALRLRADLERAEMYAWQGRYSEAETLLRQVLTAQPDLRPARLTLARVLSWGGRFQEAITEYKNALGEPI